A genomic stretch from Burkholderia pyrrocinia includes:
- the fumC gene encoding class II fumarate hydratase translates to MNEAVRMERDTFGEIAVPADRLWGAQTERSLQNFRISTEKQSPELIHALAIVKRAAAAVNQSLGVLADDKARAIIDAADEIIAGKHPREFPLAVWQTGSGTQTNMNLNEVIANRASELMGGERGEARKVHPNDDVNRGQSSNDVFPTAMHVAAAYAIVNHLLPALRTLRTTLDAKSKAFADIVKIGRTHLQDATPLTLGQEFSGYVAQLDQGIRHVESALPHLYELALGGTAVGTGLNAHPEFAVRVADEIGRLAKLPFVTAPSKFEVMAAADALVFAHGALKTVAAGLMKIANDVRWLASGPRCGLGELSIPENEPGSSIMPGKVNPTQSEAVTMLCCQVFGNDVAVNVGGASGNFELNVFRPMIAHNVLQSVRLLADGARSFNDHCAVGIEPNRARIDLLLNESLMLVTALNPHIGYDKSAQIAKKAHKEGTTLKAAALALGYLTEAEFDAWVRPEQMIGSR, encoded by the coding sequence ATGAACGAAGCAGTTCGGATGGAACGCGACACGTTCGGCGAGATCGCCGTGCCGGCCGACCGGCTCTGGGGCGCACAGACCGAGCGCTCGCTGCAGAATTTCCGGATCTCGACCGAGAAGCAGTCGCCCGAGCTGATCCACGCGCTGGCGATCGTCAAGCGCGCCGCGGCGGCCGTGAACCAGTCGCTCGGCGTGCTGGCCGACGACAAGGCGCGCGCGATCATCGACGCGGCCGACGAGATCATCGCCGGCAAGCATCCGCGCGAATTCCCGCTCGCGGTCTGGCAGACGGGCTCCGGCACGCAGACCAACATGAACCTCAACGAGGTGATCGCGAATCGCGCGAGCGAGCTGATGGGCGGCGAGCGCGGCGAAGCGCGCAAGGTTCATCCGAACGACGACGTGAACCGCGGCCAGTCGTCGAACGACGTGTTCCCGACCGCGATGCACGTCGCGGCCGCGTACGCGATCGTCAATCACCTGCTGCCGGCGCTGCGCACGCTGCGCACGACGCTCGACGCAAAATCGAAGGCGTTTGCCGACATCGTGAAGATCGGCCGCACGCACCTGCAGGACGCGACACCGCTCACGCTCGGCCAGGAGTTTTCCGGCTATGTCGCGCAGCTCGACCAGGGCATCCGTCACGTCGAATCGGCGCTGCCGCACCTGTACGAACTCGCGCTCGGCGGCACCGCGGTCGGCACCGGGCTGAACGCGCATCCGGAGTTCGCGGTGCGCGTCGCCGACGAAATCGGCCGGCTGGCGAAGCTGCCGTTCGTGACGGCGCCGAGCAAGTTCGAGGTGATGGCGGCGGCCGACGCGCTGGTGTTCGCGCACGGCGCGCTGAAGACCGTCGCGGCCGGCCTGATGAAGATCGCGAACGACGTCCGCTGGCTCGCGAGCGGGCCGCGCTGCGGGCTCGGCGAGCTGTCGATTCCGGAGAACGAACCGGGCAGCTCGATCATGCCGGGCAAGGTGAACCCGACGCAGTCGGAGGCCGTGACGATGCTGTGCTGCCAGGTGTTCGGCAACGACGTCGCGGTCAACGTCGGCGGCGCGAGCGGCAATTTCGAGCTGAACGTGTTCCGGCCGATGATCGCGCACAACGTGCTGCAATCGGTGCGGCTGCTCGCCGACGGCGCGCGGAGCTTCAACGACCACTGCGCGGTGGGCATCGAGCCGAATCGCGCGCGCATCGACCTGCTGCTGAACGAATCGCTGATGCTCGTGACGGCGCTCAATCCGCATATCGGCTACGACAAGTCCGCGCAGATCGCGAAGAAGGCGCACAAGGAAGGCACGACGCTGAAGGCCGCCGCGCTCGCGCTCGGCTATCTGACCGAGGCGGAATTCGATGCGTGGGTGCGTCCCGAGCAGATGATCGGGTCGCGGTAA
- a CDS encoding AzlD domain-containing protein gives MSYALLILGMAVITYAIRTTLFLFGERLTFPPLVRTALGFVPVTVLTAIIVPMTVSPHGGTAELTWRNPQLVGALAAVLVSAATRRPLVTIAAGLAVFFFWQGIVLPHWLPA, from the coding sequence GTGAGCTACGCGCTGCTGATCCTCGGGATGGCCGTCATCACCTACGCAATCCGCACGACGCTGTTCCTGTTCGGCGAGCGGCTGACCTTTCCGCCGCTCGTGCGGACCGCGCTCGGCTTCGTGCCCGTCACCGTGCTGACCGCGATCATCGTGCCGATGACCGTCTCGCCCCATGGCGGCACGGCCGAACTGACCTGGCGCAATCCGCAGCTCGTCGGCGCGCTCGCCGCCGTGCTCGTGTCGGCGGCGACCCGTCGCCCGCTCGTGACGATCGCGGCGGGCCTCGCGGTGTTCTTTTTCTGGCAAGGGATCGTGCTGCCGCACTGGCTGCCCGCCTGA
- a CDS encoding thymidylate synthase, producing the protein MKQYLDLVRTILDTGTWQENRTGIRTISMPGAMLRFDLQQGFPAVTTKKLAFKSAVGELVGFLRASRSAADFRALGCKVWDANANENAQWLANPYRQGVDDLGDVYGVQWRQWPGYKVLDAGADAQIGDATRRGFRVVTRFDEDGAPKVLLYKAIDQLRQCLDTIMENPADRRILFHAWNPAVLDQIALPACHLLYQFLPNATKREISLCLYIRSNDVGLGTPFNLTEGAALLSLVGRLTGYTPRWFTYFIGDAHIYENQLDMLQQQLTREPYESPRLEIAERVPEYAKTGVYAPEWLEQIEPSDFSLVGYRHHEPLTAPMAV; encoded by the coding sequence TCTCGATACCGGCACCTGGCAGGAGAACCGCACGGGGATCCGCACCATCAGCATGCCGGGCGCGATGCTGCGCTTCGACCTGCAGCAAGGCTTCCCGGCGGTCACGACCAAGAAGCTCGCGTTCAAATCCGCGGTCGGAGAACTGGTCGGCTTCCTGCGCGCGTCGCGCAGCGCGGCCGATTTCCGCGCGCTAGGCTGCAAGGTGTGGGACGCGAACGCGAACGAGAACGCGCAGTGGCTCGCGAACCCGTATCGCCAGGGCGTCGACGATCTCGGCGACGTGTACGGCGTGCAATGGCGCCAGTGGCCGGGCTACAAGGTGCTCGATGCGGGCGCCGATGCGCAGATCGGCGACGCGACGCGCCGCGGCTTCCGGGTCGTCACGCGTTTCGACGAAGACGGCGCACCGAAGGTGCTGCTGTACAAGGCGATCGACCAGCTACGCCAGTGCCTGGACACGATCATGGAGAATCCGGCCGACCGTCGTATCCTGTTTCACGCGTGGAATCCGGCCGTGCTCGACCAGATCGCGCTGCCCGCATGCCATCTGCTGTACCAGTTCCTGCCGAATGCGACGAAGCGCGAGATCTCGCTGTGCCTGTACATCCGCAGCAACGACGTCGGGCTCGGCACGCCGTTCAACCTGACGGAAGGGGCCGCACTGCTGTCGCTCGTCGGCCGGCTGACGGGCTATACGCCGCGCTGGTTCACGTATTTCATCGGCGACGCGCACATCTACGAGAATCAGCTCGACATGCTGCAGCAGCAGCTCACACGTGAGCCGTACGAAAGCCCGCGGCTCGAGATCGCCGAGCGCGTGCCCGAATACGCGAAGACGGGTGTCTATGCGCCCGAGTGGCTCGAGCAGATCGAGCCGTCCGATTTCTCGCTCGTCGGCTATCGCCACCACGAGCCGCTGACCGCGCCGATGGCGGTCTGA
- a CDS encoding DUF6600 domain-containing protein, protein MAPLFTLKRSARYTLLAFVALATLPPAFAQSADAPPYTAAARQPGGDPPGRVARLNYLSGAVTTEPAGTDTWSYAAVNRPLTTGDQLWNDAGARSELHIGSTAVRLGNSTSLSVLNLDDTTTQLKVGLGTVSTHVRQLPAGGSYEIDTPNLALGITGPGDYRVDVAPDGASTTVTVRSGSATVYGSNGQYPLSPGQQVVFTGTDLQVAQQSPAPGPDALDQWAASRDAAEERSVSARYVSRDVPGYQDLDANGTWRETPNYGSVWVPNDTPADWAPYHDGHWIWQAPWGWTWVDDAPWGFAPYHYGRWAYVDDSWAWVPGPMVVSQPPVYAPALVAFVGGGGGGGPDWSVALTVGGVAAAGCAWFALGPGEPWHPGWGGWSPHYYDRVNRNIVVNNVNVNKTVNVTNITNITNINKTYVNFHAPHAITAVPASAFVHGQPVAHFSQHVDPQQWRNAHVTPGTPGIAPVRQSFTGGLRNAGYRPPVAIAQHPYVATRNPAVPAAYRDQAAAHLAQQGGRVPGAGAPVVKTNVPADYTARPVRVPGNPNGGAWAMHNVQLVNPHGPVVQPSRAPREGQPPAAQAGRPGAPVPGAPTIARPANGENPNAPRFANGGMPQAPGNPAPRQAFVPGNGVPHPPVAGNFPSGNGNAHAAEAPSPAWMQPHTPMERQRPTPPAALHAAGQNALPPVRSAVPAPHPDGAPAPQGAQPGGRNEAPRALPQPRFDSTAQIPQPRPRPEFPTPAQHGQPQPQPERAAPAPQPRPEFAQPAPHREVAPPRVNEYRPPAPAAHEMPRPQPQAPRMEPRPSMPAPHAEPRPSMPAPRMEPRPQPAPHVEAPRPSNPPPQGGHEERHRQ, encoded by the coding sequence ATGGCCCCCCTGTTCACGCTCAAGCGATCCGCCCGCTATACGCTGCTCGCGTTCGTCGCGCTTGCGACGCTGCCCCCCGCATTCGCACAATCGGCCGATGCCCCGCCGTATACGGCCGCGGCCCGGCAACCGGGCGGCGATCCGCCGGGGCGCGTCGCGCGGCTCAATTACCTGTCGGGCGCCGTGACGACCGAACCGGCCGGCACCGATACGTGGTCGTACGCCGCCGTGAACCGGCCGCTGACGACCGGCGACCAGCTCTGGAACGATGCCGGCGCGCGCTCGGAACTGCACATCGGCTCGACCGCGGTGCGGCTCGGCAATTCGACGAGCCTGTCGGTGCTGAACCTCGACGACACGACGACGCAACTGAAGGTCGGCCTCGGCACCGTATCGACGCACGTGCGCCAGCTGCCGGCCGGCGGATCGTACGAAATCGACACGCCGAACCTCGCGCTCGGCATCACGGGCCCCGGCGACTATCGCGTCGATGTCGCGCCGGACGGCGCAAGCACGACGGTCACGGTGCGCAGCGGCAGCGCGACCGTGTACGGCAGCAACGGACAATACCCGCTGTCGCCCGGACAGCAGGTCGTGTTCACGGGCACCGACCTGCAGGTTGCGCAGCAATCGCCCGCGCCGGGCCCCGATGCGCTCGACCAGTGGGCCGCCAGCCGCGACGCGGCCGAGGAGCGCTCGGTGTCGGCCCGCTATGTGTCCCGCGACGTTCCCGGCTACCAGGATCTCGACGCGAACGGCACGTGGCGCGAAACCCCGAATTACGGCTCGGTATGGGTGCCGAACGACACGCCTGCCGACTGGGCGCCGTATCACGACGGCCACTGGATCTGGCAGGCACCATGGGGCTGGACGTGGGTCGACGATGCACCGTGGGGCTTCGCGCCGTATCACTACGGCCGCTGGGCGTACGTGGACGATAGCTGGGCATGGGTGCCCGGCCCGATGGTCGTCAGCCAGCCGCCCGTCTATGCGCCGGCGCTGGTCGCGTTCGTCGGTGGCGGCGGCGGCGGCGGTCCCGACTGGAGCGTCGCGCTCACCGTCGGCGGCGTCGCCGCGGCCGGCTGCGCATGGTTCGCGCTCGGCCCTGGTGAGCCGTGGCACCCCGGCTGGGGCGGCTGGAGCCCGCACTACTACGATCGCGTGAACCGCAACATCGTGGTGAACAACGTGAACGTGAACAAGACGGTGAACGTGACGAACATCACCAATATCACCAACATCAACAAGACGTACGTGAACTTCCACGCGCCGCACGCGATCACGGCCGTGCCGGCCTCCGCGTTCGTGCACGGTCAGCCTGTTGCGCACTTCTCGCAGCATGTCGATCCGCAGCAATGGCGCAATGCGCACGTGACACCGGGTACGCCCGGTATCGCGCCCGTGCGCCAGAGCTTTACCGGCGGGCTGCGCAATGCCGGCTACCGTCCGCCGGTGGCGATCGCGCAGCACCCGTACGTCGCGACGCGCAATCCTGCCGTGCCGGCCGCGTATCGCGACCAGGCCGCCGCCCACCTTGCGCAGCAAGGCGGACGCGTACCGGGCGCCGGCGCCCCCGTCGTGAAGACGAACGTGCCGGCCGACTACACGGCTCGCCCGGTTCGCGTTCCGGGCAACCCGAACGGCGGCGCATGGGCGATGCACAACGTGCAGCTCGTGAATCCGCACGGCCCCGTCGTGCAGCCGTCACGCGCGCCGCGCGAAGGCCAGCCGCCAGCCGCGCAGGCCGGACGTCCGGGCGCACCGGTGCCGGGCGCGCCGACTATCGCGCGGCCGGCGAACGGCGAGAACCCCAATGCGCCGCGCTTCGCCAACGGCGGCATGCCGCAGGCACCGGGCAACCCGGCGCCGCGCCAGGCGTTCGTGCCCGGAAACGGCGTCCCGCATCCGCCGGTGGCCGGCAATTTCCCGTCGGGCAACGGCAACGCGCACGCAGCCGAGGCGCCGTCACCTGCGTGGATGCAGCCGCACACGCCGATGGAGCGTCAACGCCCCACCCCGCCGGCCGCGCTGCACGCGGCAGGACAGAATGCGCTGCCGCCCGTGCGCAGCGCGGTGCCGGCGCCGCATCCGGACGGCGCGCCGGCTCCGCAGGGCGCGCAGCCCGGCGGCCGGAACGAAGCGCCGCGCGCGCTGCCGCAACCGAGGTTCGACAGTACGGCGCAAATCCCGCAGCCGCGTCCGCGCCCCGAATTCCCGACGCCGGCCCAGCATGGGCAGCCGCAGCCGCAACCGGAACGGGCCGCCCCCGCGCCGCAACCGCGCCCCGAATTCGCGCAACCGGCGCCACACCGCGAAGTCGCACCGCCGCGCGTGAACGAGTACCGTCCGCCGGCCCCCGCCGCACATGAAATGCCGCGCCCACAGCCGCAGGCGCCGCGCATGGAGCCACGGCCGTCGATGCCCGCGCCGCACGCGGAGCCGCGCCCGTCGATGCCCGCGCCCCGGATGGAACCGCGGCCGCAACCGGCGCCGCACGTCGAGGCGCCGCGCCCGAGCAACCCGCCGCCGCAAGGCGGTCACGAAGAGCGGCACCGCCAGTAA
- the norM gene encoding multidrug efflux MATE transporter NorM, with the protein MSHSGLTRTAAAPPSLSSHAADTARLAAPLAIAQLSQMAMSVTDTVLLGSLGPDSLAAGGLGANFFFVIVTILQGVLSSVSVSVAHARGAQAEDRVPHIYWTGFALSVLLAIPAIVALSLAEPILLMFHEPPLLAHHVGEYTGILRFAALGSLIGVGLMRAFLPAIGAARRLLWVSIGGVGVNGVLNYGLIHGAFGLPRLGFLGSAVATTITIWLTALALIWLLHGRQRFRHFVTAARPKLPVMGELIGIGWPVAITYGVESTLFLGTGLTVGVLGATSLAAHQIALNVASVSFMVPLAIGQAANVRVGYWVGAGSPVAARHAGFVALALGVAFMSLSGIVMIVAPHTIVGLYLHLDDPANAATVSLAASLLGIAAVFQIVDGMQTVASGALRGLKDTRIPMLAATFGYWGIGFPTGYWFAFHAGLGARGLWWGLAAGLASVAALMAWRFHLKTASLIAARH; encoded by the coding sequence ATGTCGCATTCCGGTCTCACGCGGACGGCCGCCGCGCCGCCGTCCCTGTCCAGTCACGCCGCCGATACCGCGCGCCTCGCCGCACCGCTCGCGATCGCGCAACTTTCACAGATGGCGATGAGCGTCACCGACACGGTGCTGCTCGGTTCGCTCGGCCCCGATTCGCTCGCGGCCGGCGGTCTCGGCGCGAACTTCTTCTTCGTCATCGTCACCATTCTGCAAGGCGTGCTGTCGTCGGTCAGCGTGAGCGTCGCGCATGCGCGCGGCGCCCAGGCCGAGGACCGCGTGCCGCACATCTACTGGACCGGGTTCGCGCTGTCCGTGCTGCTCGCGATTCCGGCGATCGTCGCGCTGTCGCTGGCCGAACCGATCCTGCTGATGTTCCACGAGCCACCGCTGCTCGCGCATCACGTCGGCGAATACACGGGCATCCTGCGCTTCGCGGCGCTCGGCAGCCTGATCGGCGTCGGGCTGATGCGCGCGTTCCTGCCGGCGATCGGCGCCGCACGGCGGCTGCTGTGGGTGTCGATCGGCGGTGTCGGCGTCAACGGCGTGCTGAACTACGGGCTGATCCACGGCGCATTCGGGCTGCCGCGCCTCGGCTTTCTCGGATCGGCGGTCGCGACGACGATCACGATCTGGCTCACCGCGCTCGCGCTGATCTGGCTGCTGCACGGCCGGCAGCGCTTCCGCCATTTCGTGACCGCGGCACGCCCGAAGCTGCCCGTGATGGGCGAGCTGATCGGCATCGGCTGGCCCGTCGCGATCACGTACGGCGTCGAATCGACGCTGTTCCTCGGCACCGGCCTCACGGTCGGCGTGCTCGGCGCGACGTCGCTGGCCGCGCACCAGATCGCGCTGAACGTCGCGTCGGTGTCGTTCATGGTGCCGCTCGCGATCGGCCAGGCCGCCAACGTCCGGGTCGGCTACTGGGTCGGCGCGGGTTCGCCCGTCGCCGCGCGGCATGCGGGCTTCGTCGCGCTCGCGCTCGGCGTCGCGTTCATGTCACTGTCGGGCATCGTGATGATCGTCGCGCCGCACACGATCGTCGGCCTGTATCTTCATCTCGACGACCCGGCCAATGCGGCCACGGTGTCGCTCGCGGCGTCGCTGCTCGGCATCGCCGCGGTGTTCCAGATCGTCGACGGGATGCAGACCGTCGCGTCGGGCGCGCTGCGCGGCCTGAAGGACACGCGCATCCCGATGCTCGCCGCGACCTTCGGCTACTGGGGCATCGGCTTCCCGACCGGCTACTGGTTCGCGTTCCATGCGGGCCTCGGCGCGCGCGGCCTGTGGTGGGGGCTCGCGGCCGGCCTCGCGAGCGTCGCGGCGCTGATGGCATGGCGCTTTCATCTGAAGACCGCGTCGCTCATCGCGGCGCGGCATTGA
- a CDS encoding AraC family transcriptional regulator, with translation MSATRLPDSARYWRTPLLPDTDLVTATYRDHTFAPHWHDAYTIPVILEGAERFTYRGSGHVAETGTVPVINPGEVHTGSRAADEGWCYRVSYMPIEFIRELTSAIAGRPQDAPWFAPDVIRDTDLAARLALAHRMMEAGSERALSSHAHGQPADDAAAGDPASGAPRIYDPLAAETAMLDALSTLIVRHADAQPRPAPLAADEPRVDAMRERLAADLTCTVTLDEVAQAAGLSPFHAARLFTRTTGMPPHAWRNQLRLQRALAPLRAGVPVADVAAASGFVDQSHFTRHFKRMFGVPPGRWQAS, from the coding sequence ATGTCCGCCACCCGCCTTCCAGACTCCGCACGCTACTGGCGCACGCCGCTGCTGCCGGACACGGATCTGGTCACGGCCACCTATCGCGACCACACGTTCGCGCCCCACTGGCACGACGCGTACACGATCCCCGTGATTCTCGAAGGCGCGGAACGCTTCACCTATCGCGGCAGCGGCCATGTCGCCGAAACGGGTACCGTGCCCGTGATCAATCCCGGCGAGGTGCATACGGGCTCGCGCGCGGCGGACGAAGGCTGGTGCTATCGCGTCAGCTACATGCCGATCGAATTCATCCGCGAACTCACGAGCGCGATCGCCGGCCGCCCGCAGGACGCACCGTGGTTTGCCCCCGACGTGATTCGCGACACCGACCTCGCGGCCCGGCTCGCGCTGGCGCACCGGATGATGGAAGCCGGCAGCGAGCGCGCGCTGTCGTCCCATGCGCACGGGCAGCCGGCCGACGATGCGGCGGCCGGCGATCCGGCCTCCGGCGCACCGCGCATCTATGATCCGCTCGCCGCCGAAACGGCGATGCTCGACGCGCTGTCGACGCTGATCGTGCGCCACGCCGACGCGCAGCCGCGACCGGCGCCGCTCGCAGCGGACGAACCGCGCGTCGACGCGATGCGCGAGCGGCTCGCCGCCGATCTCACGTGCACGGTGACGCTGGACGAAGTCGCGCAGGCGGCCGGCCTGTCGCCGTTCCACGCGGCGCGCCTGTTCACGCGTACGACCGGCATGCCGCCGCATGCCTGGCGCAACCAGCTGCGATTGCAGCGCGCGCTGGCACCGCTGCGGGCAGGCGTGCCCGTCGCCGACGTCGCGGCGGCCAGCGGCTTCGTCGACCAGAGTCACTTCACGCGGCATTTCAAACGGATGTTCGGCGTGCCGCCCGGGCGCTGGCAGGCGAGCTGA
- a CDS encoding RNA-binding S4 domain-containing protein gives MPNLDFTLTGEYVELHNLLKITGLADSGGTAKLIVASGAVKVDGAVELRKTCKIRAGQVVLLGDTRIAVREA, from the coding sequence ATGCCCAACCTGGATTTCACGCTGACCGGCGAATACGTCGAGCTGCACAACCTTCTGAAGATCACCGGCCTCGCGGACAGCGGCGGCACCGCGAAGCTGATCGTCGCGTCCGGCGCGGTGAAAGTCGACGGCGCGGTCGAGCTTCGCAAGACCTGCAAGATCCGCGCGGGCCAGGTCGTGCTGCTCGGCGACACGCGCATCGCGGTGCGCGAAGCCTAG
- a CDS encoding DUF4088 family protein yields the protein MGQITLSLKDDTLESLRKDYDAFVRVSLKLDPQFATPSFEDFLRAKLLDNMVPLTEHAVQRMLQGGQYAWAKRTLDKEFPDVVAILMRQAAEFGFGFASRSEWTPDELAKACRDWAKAIVAEAQGDPAQIDPLASQIKGAAQDIQALEELMQTPAWRLAESLRQRVYEAKLACEMSVGSTARDKLGELRGLLRLGLAHGSFQKQEAQQIMEYLRLLKPEIFVEEPYDVFARLAAWLRSVFTPAAARPAQGQGQGQRRP from the coding sequence ATGGGCCAGATCACCCTTTCCCTCAAGGACGACACGCTCGAGTCCCTGCGCAAGGACTACGACGCGTTCGTCCGCGTGTCGCTGAAACTCGACCCGCAGTTCGCGACGCCGTCGTTCGAGGATTTCCTGCGCGCGAAGCTGCTCGACAACATGGTTCCGCTGACCGAGCACGCGGTGCAGCGGATGCTGCAGGGCGGCCAGTACGCGTGGGCCAAGCGCACGCTCGACAAGGAATTTCCGGACGTCGTCGCGATCCTGATGCGGCAGGCCGCCGAATTCGGCTTCGGCTTCGCGTCGCGCTCCGAATGGACGCCCGACGAGCTCGCGAAGGCGTGCCGCGACTGGGCGAAGGCGATCGTCGCCGAGGCGCAGGGCGACCCGGCGCAAATCGACCCGCTCGCGTCGCAGATCAAGGGCGCGGCTCAGGACATCCAGGCGCTCGAGGAACTGATGCAGACGCCCGCGTGGCGGCTTGCGGAATCGCTGCGGCAACGGGTTTACGAAGCCAAGCTCGCATGCGAGATGAGCGTCGGCAGCACCGCGCGCGACAAGCTCGGCGAACTGCGCGGGTTGCTGCGGCTCGGGCTCGCACATGGCTCGTTCCAGAAACAGGAAGCGCAGCAGATCATGGAATACCTGCGGCTGCTGAAACCGGAGATCTTCGTCGAAGAGCCGTACGACGTCTTCGCGCGGCTCGCCGCGTGGCTGCGCAGCGTATTCACGCCGGCTGCCGCGCGCCCCGCGCAGGGACAAGGCCAAGGACAGCGTCGGCCGTAA
- a CDS encoding AzlC family ABC transporter permease, with protein MEERALNPTPASPPRRPLNEWLDGARDTIPMMIGAAPFGVIFGTLVGGGPLAAWHGVLMSLAVFAGSAQFIALGLIAGSASFVVVLATTLIVNLRHLLYSATLAPYVAHLPLRWRATLGALMTDEVFAVAYGHYRHFPPGTIGPHYFFGSGLAMYLNWQVWTLAGIGFGAAFPGLQSLGLDFAMAATFIAIVVPQLGTLRYFAAAATAGTLAYFWQGWPYKLGLLGAVAAGVAIGVALTLRHERSRARSRTEAAS; from the coding sequence ATGGAGGAGCGCGCTTTGAACCCGACACCCGCATCACCCCCTCGCCGGCCGCTCAACGAATGGCTCGACGGCGCGCGCGACACGATCCCGATGATGATCGGCGCGGCGCCGTTCGGCGTGATTTTCGGCACGCTCGTCGGCGGCGGCCCGCTCGCCGCGTGGCACGGCGTGCTGATGTCGCTCGCCGTGTTCGCAGGCTCCGCGCAGTTCATCGCGCTCGGCCTGATCGCGGGCAGCGCGAGCTTCGTCGTCGTACTCGCGACGACGCTGATCGTGAACCTGCGCCACCTGCTGTACAGCGCGACGCTCGCGCCCTATGTCGCGCACCTGCCGCTGCGCTGGCGCGCCACGCTCGGCGCGCTGATGACCGACGAAGTGTTCGCGGTCGCCTATGGGCACTACCGGCACTTCCCGCCCGGCACGATCGGCCCCCACTACTTTTTCGGCTCCGGGCTCGCGATGTACCTGAACTGGCAGGTCTGGACGCTCGCGGGCATCGGCTTCGGCGCGGCATTCCCGGGCCTGCAGTCGCTCGGCCTCGATTTCGCGATGGCGGCGACCTTCATCGCGATCGTCGTCCCGCAGCTCGGCACGCTGCGCTATTTCGCGGCGGCCGCGACGGCCGGCACGCTCGCGTACTTCTGGCAGGGCTGGCCGTACAAGCTCGGGCTGCTCGGCGCGGTTGCCGCCGGCGTCGCGATCGGCGTCGCGCTGACACTGCGGCACGAGCGCTCGCGCGCACGATCACGCACGGAGGCCGCATCGTGA
- a CDS encoding ArsR/SmtB family transcription factor — MTDQDDHHFPGLSRIGALIADPGRAAMLWVLMDGSARPAGELTMIAGLSPSAASAHLARLTEGGLLALDVRGRHRYYRIASSDIAASLEALANVARAAAPHRPVPPPSRTVPAELRYARTCYDHMAGELAVRIFDGLTARGWLLANGDEIETTELGTRALARWGIDVAQQHARRRRFACGCLDWSERRSHLGGALGAALLESFCAHGWIERSARPRVLRVTVPGQQVFDGWLTSA; from the coding sequence ATGACCGATCAAGACGACCACCACTTTCCGGGCCTGAGCCGCATCGGCGCGCTGATCGCCGACCCGGGACGCGCCGCGATGCTGTGGGTGCTGATGGACGGCAGCGCGCGACCGGCCGGCGAACTGACGATGATCGCGGGGCTGTCGCCGTCCGCGGCAAGCGCGCATCTCGCGCGGCTGACCGAAGGCGGCCTGCTCGCGCTCGACGTGCGCGGCCGGCACCGCTATTACCGGATCGCATCGTCCGACATCGCGGCATCGCTCGAGGCGCTCGCGAACGTCGCCCGCGCGGCCGCGCCGCACCGCCCGGTTCCACCGCCGTCGCGCACGGTGCCGGCCGAACTGCGCTACGCACGCACCTGCTACGACCACATGGCCGGCGAACTCGCAGTGCGCATCTTCGACGGGCTCACCGCGCGCGGCTGGCTGCTTGCCAACGGTGATGAGATCGAGACCACCGAACTCGGCACCCGGGCGCTCGCGCGATGGGGCATCGACGTCGCCCAGCAGCACGCGCGCCGGCGCCGCTTCGCGTGCGGCTGTCTCGACTGGAGCGAGCGGCGCTCGCATCTCGGCGGCGCGCTCGGCGCCGCACTGCTCGAGAGCTTCTGTGCGCACGGCTGGATCGAGCGCTCCGCGCGACCGCGCGTGCTGCGCGTCACCGTGCCCGGGCAGCAGGTTTTCGACGGGTGGCTTACGTCCGCTTGA
- a CDS encoding acyl-CoA thioesterase, protein MPQPSPVPAALDRTETVFRFLAEPSSVNFGGKVHGGALMKWIDEVAYACAAVWSSRYCVTVSVGNIRFQRPILVGNLVELKARVVATGRTSMHIHVSVHAGDPKGGVLRQTTDCLVVFVAVDENGNPVPVPPFVPETDEQKVLAKYAADVRAALDKIVEMKPEEVAKGTV, encoded by the coding sequence ATGCCCCAACCGTCCCCCGTACCGGCCGCCCTCGACCGCACCGAAACCGTATTCCGCTTCCTCGCCGAGCCGTCGTCCGTGAACTTCGGCGGCAAGGTGCATGGCGGTGCGCTGATGAAGTGGATCGACGAGGTCGCGTATGCGTGCGCGGCCGTCTGGTCGAGCCGCTATTGCGTGACGGTCAGCGTCGGCAACATCCGTTTCCAGCGTCCGATCCTGGTCGGCAATCTCGTCGAGCTGAAGGCGCGCGTCGTCGCGACGGGGCGCACCAGCATGCACATCCATGTATCCGTGCACGCCGGCGATCCGAAGGGCGGCGTGTTGCGCCAGACCACCGATTGCCTGGTCGTGTTCGTCGCGGTCGACGAGAACGGCAACCCGGTGCCGGTGCCGCCGTTCGTGCCCGAGACCGACGAGCAGAAGGTGCTCGCGAAATATGCGGCCGACGTGCGGGCCGCGCTCGACAAGATCGTCGAGATGAAGCCGGAAGAGGTCGCGAAGGGCACGGTCTGA